A single region of the Musa acuminata AAA Group cultivar baxijiao chromosome BXJ1-11, Cavendish_Baxijiao_AAA, whole genome shotgun sequence genome encodes:
- the LOC135582468 gene encoding DEK domain-containing chromatin-associated protein 1-like isoform X2 has protein sequence MDTEAGEEAKNAGDGSPTAEQEDKEQGDGSSAAPPEAGGEESKEEGGDVAKEKVEGEKRKRGRKRKAALDKSGEEGEGMPKERKRRSVVVREGATPVERPSRERKTVERFSEMSLPRSPVPKTLSFKQGSGEKLKDIPNVFFKLSKRKSDDNLQALHGILFGRKANVHYLKRNILQFSGFVWSENEAKQRARFKEKLDKCKKERLLDFCDLLDIHAVKASSKKEEIIANLMEFLESPCVTRDVVLAEKEEKKRGRAKGRSHSTPGEASSDRRIKKQRKSHKQSAQDENEDNEEGASVDTKEASSDGEGDGHAQEESDRDLDHEENEEDEQEEPEATNKSEDEPNSTHGNKKGSSKEMNKQGSRASTEEKSAMRKNSAKVTKSALSSPRKSDPVDDSDSEPRSTTKSKQEGGRKGRAIEKPPATKENTRKKRSAKSESKVTEKKRGKVKTSKATNSEPSTEELHAVVSDILKEVDFNTATLADILRQLGAHFKMNLMDRKAEVKRIIEDVINSMSDDEDGEDEDRAEDAKEDDTKEGSDDGDGDK, from the exons ATGGACACTGAAGCAGGGGAGGAGGCCAAGAACGCCGGCGACGGATCTCCCACAGCAGAGCAGGAGGACAAGGAACAGGGGGATGGCTCGTCCGCGGCGCCGCCTGAGGCCGGAGGAGAGGAGAGCAAGGAGGAGGGCGGTGATGTGGCGAAGGAGAAAGTAGAAGGTGAGAAGCGGAAGCGAGGGAGGAAGAGGAAAGCGGCGTTGGACAAGAGCGGAGAGGAGGGGGAGgggatgccgaaggagaggaagcGGCGGTCGGTGGTCGTGCGGGAAGGAGCCACCCCGGTGGAGAGGCCGTCCAGGGAGCGGAAGACCGTCGAGAGGTTCTCGGAGATGTCCCTTCCGAGGTCTCCCGTGCCGAAGACTTTGTCTTTCAAGCAG GGTTCTGGAGAGAAGCTGAAAGACATTCCAAACG TTTTTTTTAAGTTGTCAAAACGAAAATCTGATGACAACCTTCAAGCGCTTCATGGCATTCTTTTTGGAAGGAAAGCAAAT GTACATTATCTTAAGAGAAATATTCTCCAGTTCTCTGGATTTGTTTGGAGCGAGAATGAG GCAAAGCAGAGGGCAAGGTTTaaagaaaagcttgataagtgTAAGAAGGAAAGGTTGCTTGATTTCTGTGACTTACTTGATATTCATGCTGTAAAAGCCTCTTCCAAAAAG GAAGAAATTATAGCAAATTTGATGGAATTTTTGGAATCTCCTTGTGTAACTAGAGATGTAGTACTTGCTGAAAAG GAAGAAAAGAAACGAGGGAGGGCAAAGGGAAGAAGTCATTCAACACCTGGAGAAGCATCTTCAGATAGACGAATTAAG AAACAAAGAAAGAGCCACAAGCAATCAGCTCAAGACGAGAACGAGGATAATGAAGAGGGTGCTTCAGTTGACACAAAGGAAGCATCTAGTGATGGCGAAGGTGATGGGCATGCACAGGAAGAGAGTGATCGTGATCTGGATCATGAAGAAAATGAGGAAGATGAGCAAGAGGAGCCTGAAGCCACTAATAAAAG cGAAGATGAACCAAATTCAACCCATGGAAACAAAAAGGGTTCTTCCAAGGAGATGAACAAGCAAGGCTCAAGGGCCTCAACAGAAGAGAAATCTGCAATGAGAAAGAATTCTGCTAAGGTTACTAAAAGTGCCTTATCATCACCAAGAAAAAGTGATCCCGTGGATGATAGTGATTCCGAGCCACGTTCAACCACCAAAAGCAAACAGGAGGGTGGAAGGAAGGGACGGGCAATTGAGAAACCTCCAGCTACCAAGGAAAACACCAGGAAGAAAAGATCTGCTAAGTCAGAGTCAAAGGTTACGGAGAAAAAACGAG GAAAAGTCAAGACTAGTAAGGCCACCAACAGTGAACCTAGCACAGAGGAGTTGCATGCTGTTGTGAGTGATATACTGAAAGAAGTGGACTTCAATACT GCAACTTTGGCCGATATTCTGAGACAGTTAG GGGCTCACTTCAAGATGAATCTGATGGACAGAAAAGCGGAAGTGAAGCGCATAATTGAGGATGTCATAAACAGTATGTCTGACGATGAAGACGGTGAGGATGAAGATCGTGCCGAAGATGCCAAGGAGGACGACACAAAGGAAGGTTCTGATGATGGAGATGGTGATAAGTAG
- the LOC135582468 gene encoding DEK domain-containing chromatin-associated protein 1-like isoform X1, which yields MDTEAGEEAKNAGDGSPTAEQEDKEQGDGSSAAPPEAGGEESKEEGGDVAKEKVEGEKRKRGRKRKAALDKSGEEGEGMPKERKRRSVVVREGATPVERPSRERKTVERFSEMSLPRSPVPKTLSFKQGSGEKLKDIPNVFFKLSKRKSDDNLQALHGILFGRKANVHYLKRNILQFSGFVWSENEAKQRARFKEKLDKCKKERLLDFCDLLDIHAVKASSKKEEIIANLMEFLESPCVTRDVVLAEKEEKKRGRAKGRSHSTPGEASSDRRIKHLLMCRNKERATSNQLKTRTRIMKRVLQLTQRKHLVMAKVMGMHRKRVIVIWIMKKMRKMSKRSLKPLIKDEPNSTHGNKKGSSKEMNKQGSRASTEEKSAMRKNSAKVTKSALSSPRKSDPVDDSDSEPRSTTKSKQEGGRKGRAIEKPPATKENTRKKRSAKSESKVTEKKRGKVKTSKATNSEPSTEELHAVVSDILKEVDFNTATLADILRQLGAHFKMNLMDRKAEVKRIIEDVINSMSDDEDGEDEDRAEDAKEDDTKEGSDDGDGDK from the exons ATGGACACTGAAGCAGGGGAGGAGGCCAAGAACGCCGGCGACGGATCTCCCACAGCAGAGCAGGAGGACAAGGAACAGGGGGATGGCTCGTCCGCGGCGCCGCCTGAGGCCGGAGGAGAGGAGAGCAAGGAGGAGGGCGGTGATGTGGCGAAGGAGAAAGTAGAAGGTGAGAAGCGGAAGCGAGGGAGGAAGAGGAAAGCGGCGTTGGACAAGAGCGGAGAGGAGGGGGAGgggatgccgaaggagaggaagcGGCGGTCGGTGGTCGTGCGGGAAGGAGCCACCCCGGTGGAGAGGCCGTCCAGGGAGCGGAAGACCGTCGAGAGGTTCTCGGAGATGTCCCTTCCGAGGTCTCCCGTGCCGAAGACTTTGTCTTTCAAGCAG GGTTCTGGAGAGAAGCTGAAAGACATTCCAAACG TTTTTTTTAAGTTGTCAAAACGAAAATCTGATGACAACCTTCAAGCGCTTCATGGCATTCTTTTTGGAAGGAAAGCAAAT GTACATTATCTTAAGAGAAATATTCTCCAGTTCTCTGGATTTGTTTGGAGCGAGAATGAG GCAAAGCAGAGGGCAAGGTTTaaagaaaagcttgataagtgTAAGAAGGAAAGGTTGCTTGATTTCTGTGACTTACTTGATATTCATGCTGTAAAAGCCTCTTCCAAAAAG GAAGAAATTATAGCAAATTTGATGGAATTTTTGGAATCTCCTTGTGTAACTAGAGATGTAGTACTTGCTGAAAAG GAAGAAAAGAAACGAGGGAGGGCAAAGGGAAGAAGTCATTCAACACCTGGAGAAGCATCTTCAGATAGACGAATTAAG CACCTCTTAATGTGCAGAAACAAAGAAAGAGCCACAAGCAATCAGCTCAAGACGAGAACGAGGATAATGAAGAGGGTGCTTCAGTTGACACAAAGGAAGCATCTAGTGATGGCGAAGGTGATGGGCATGCACAGGAAGAGAGTGATCGTGATCTGGATCATGAAGAAAATGAGGAAGATGAGCAAGAGGAGCCTGAAGCCACTAATAAAAG ATGAACCAAATTCAACCCATGGAAACAAAAAGGGTTCTTCCAAGGAGATGAACAAGCAAGGCTCAAGGGCCTCAACAGAAGAGAAATCTGCAATGAGAAAGAATTCTGCTAAGGTTACTAAAAGTGCCTTATCATCACCAAGAAAAAGTGATCCCGTGGATGATAGTGATTCCGAGCCACGTTCAACCACCAAAAGCAAACAGGAGGGTGGAAGGAAGGGACGGGCAATTGAGAAACCTCCAGCTACCAAGGAAAACACCAGGAAGAAAAGATCTGCTAAGTCAGAGTCAAAGGTTACGGAGAAAAAACGAG GAAAAGTCAAGACTAGTAAGGCCACCAACAGTGAACCTAGCACAGAGGAGTTGCATGCTGTTGTGAGTGATATACTGAAAGAAGTGGACTTCAATACT GCAACTTTGGCCGATATTCTGAGACAGTTAG GGGCTCACTTCAAGATGAATCTGATGGACAGAAAAGCGGAAGTGAAGCGCATAATTGAGGATGTCATAAACAGTATGTCTGACGATGAAGACGGTGAGGATGAAGATCGTGCCGAAGATGCCAAGGAGGACGACACAAAGGAAGGTTCTGATGATGGAGATGGTGATAAGTAG
- the LOC135582468 gene encoding DEK domain-containing chromatin-associated protein 2-like isoform X3, whose product MDTEAGEEAKNAGDGSPTAEQEDKEQGDGSSAAPPEAGGEESKEEGGDVAKEKVEGEKRKRGRKRKAALDKSGEEGEGMPKERKRRSVVVREGATPVERPSRERKTVERFSEMSLPRSPVPKTLSFKQGSGEKLKDIPNVFFKLSKRKSDDNLQALHGILFGRKANVHYLKRNILQFSGFVWSENEAKQRARFKEKLDKCKKERLLDFCDLLDIHAVKASSKKEEIIANLMEFLESPCVTRDVVLAEKEEKKRGRAKGRSHSTPGEASSDRRIKHLLMCRNKERATSNQLKTRTRIMKRVLQLTQRKHLVMAKVMGMHRKRVIVIWIMKKMRKMSKRSLKPLIKDEPNSTHGNKKGSSKEMNKQGSRASTEEKSAMRKNSAKVTKSALSSPRKSDPVDDSDSEPRSTTKSKQEGGRKGRAIEKPPATKENTRKKRSAKSESKVTEKKRAFLL is encoded by the exons ATGGACACTGAAGCAGGGGAGGAGGCCAAGAACGCCGGCGACGGATCTCCCACAGCAGAGCAGGAGGACAAGGAACAGGGGGATGGCTCGTCCGCGGCGCCGCCTGAGGCCGGAGGAGAGGAGAGCAAGGAGGAGGGCGGTGATGTGGCGAAGGAGAAAGTAGAAGGTGAGAAGCGGAAGCGAGGGAGGAAGAGGAAAGCGGCGTTGGACAAGAGCGGAGAGGAGGGGGAGgggatgccgaaggagaggaagcGGCGGTCGGTGGTCGTGCGGGAAGGAGCCACCCCGGTGGAGAGGCCGTCCAGGGAGCGGAAGACCGTCGAGAGGTTCTCGGAGATGTCCCTTCCGAGGTCTCCCGTGCCGAAGACTTTGTCTTTCAAGCAG GGTTCTGGAGAGAAGCTGAAAGACATTCCAAACG TTTTTTTTAAGTTGTCAAAACGAAAATCTGATGACAACCTTCAAGCGCTTCATGGCATTCTTTTTGGAAGGAAAGCAAAT GTACATTATCTTAAGAGAAATATTCTCCAGTTCTCTGGATTTGTTTGGAGCGAGAATGAG GCAAAGCAGAGGGCAAGGTTTaaagaaaagcttgataagtgTAAGAAGGAAAGGTTGCTTGATTTCTGTGACTTACTTGATATTCATGCTGTAAAAGCCTCTTCCAAAAAG GAAGAAATTATAGCAAATTTGATGGAATTTTTGGAATCTCCTTGTGTAACTAGAGATGTAGTACTTGCTGAAAAG GAAGAAAAGAAACGAGGGAGGGCAAAGGGAAGAAGTCATTCAACACCTGGAGAAGCATCTTCAGATAGACGAATTAAG CACCTCTTAATGTGCAGAAACAAAGAAAGAGCCACAAGCAATCAGCTCAAGACGAGAACGAGGATAATGAAGAGGGTGCTTCAGTTGACACAAAGGAAGCATCTAGTGATGGCGAAGGTGATGGGCATGCACAGGAAGAGAGTGATCGTGATCTGGATCATGAAGAAAATGAGGAAGATGAGCAAGAGGAGCCTGAAGCCACTAATAAAAG ATGAACCAAATTCAACCCATGGAAACAAAAAGGGTTCTTCCAAGGAGATGAACAAGCAAGGCTCAAGGGCCTCAACAGAAGAGAAATCTGCAATGAGAAAGAATTCTGCTAAGGTTACTAAAAGTGCCTTATCATCACCAAGAAAAAGTGATCCCGTGGATGATAGTGATTCCGAGCCACGTTCAACCACCAAAAGCAAACAGGAGGGTGGAAGGAAGGGACGGGCAATTGAGAAACCTCCAGCTACCAAGGAAAACACCAGGAAGAAAAGATCTGCTAAGTCAGAGTCAAAGGTTACGGAGAAAAAACGAG CCTTTCTCTTGTGA
- the LOC135597098 gene encoding heavy metal-associated isoprenylated plant protein 7-like, with translation MGEEEKKPEKEGKKEPPPPPPPAAAAEEEKEKKDGGVGDGGEGEKKEGEKKESEKAAENPPPPPPPPPEEVVMKVYMHCEGCARKVRRCLRGFQGVEEVVADSRTHRVVVKGRRAAEDPMKVVERVQKKSGRKVELLSPIPPAKPEKEEKKEEKPKAEEKKEPQVIIVVLRVYMHCEACAQEIKKTILRMKGVQTAEPDLKSLEVTVKGAFDPASLVAYVHKRTGKHAAVVKQEPVEKKPEEPEKAKAEEPPPAEAAGKDEKKSSGGEKNEKEKKGGENKEEEKKKEEGGGEDSKKDGTVAAEQKNGDKKKEEQEEKKEANGGGGGVGQGATEVPAAVVAVAATAIDGGGAGKPKRNEFYYYYPRYPVEYAYPPQIFSDENPNACAVM, from the exons ATGGGAGAG GAGGAGAAGAAGCCGGAGAAGGAAGGGAAGAaagagccgccgccgccgccgccaccggctGCTGCggcagaggaggagaaggagaagaaggatggAGGTGTCGGCGACGGAGGCGAgggggagaagaaagagggagagaagaaggAGAGCGAGAAGGCGGCCGAGAATCCAccgcctccgccaccgccgccgccggagGAAGTGGTGATGAAGGTCTACATGCATTGCGAGGGGTGTGCCAGGAAGGTGCGCCGATGCCTCAGAGGCTTCCAAG GCGTGGAGGAGGTGGTGGCGGACAGCCGGACGCACCGGGTGGTGGTGAAGGGGAGGAGGGCGGCGGAGGATCCCATGAAGGTGGTGGAGAGGGTGCAGAAGAAGAGCGGGCGGAAAGTGGAGCTGCTGAGTCCCATTCCACCTGCGAAACcggaaaaggaggagaagaaagaggagaagccCAAGGCagaggagaagaaagag CCGCAGGTGATCATTGTCGTGCTCAGAGTCTACATGCATTGCGAGGCCTGCGCCCAAGAGATCAAGAAAACGATCCTAAGAATGAAAG GGGTGCAGACGGCGGAACCGGACCTGAAGAGCTTGGAGGTCACGGTGAAAGGCGCGTTCGACCCGGCGAGCCTGGTGGCGTACGTGCACAAGCGGACGGGGAAGCACGCGGCGGTGGTGAAGCAGGAGCCGGTGGAGAAGAAGCCGGAGGAGCCAGAGAAGGCCAAGGCCGAGGAGCCGCCACCAGCTGAGGCGGCGGGAAAGGACGAGAAGAAGTCCAGTGGTGGAGAGAAGaacgagaaggagaagaagggtggggagaacaaggaggaagagaagaagaaggaggagggcgGAGGGGAGGACTCGAAGAAGGACGGCACCGTCGCAGCGGAGCAGAAGAACGGGGACAAGAAGAaggaggagcaggaggagaagaaggaggccaacggcggcggcggaggagtagGGCAAGGGGCGACGGAGGTTCCGGCTGCCGTCGTGGCCGTGGCGGCGACGGCGATCGACGGCGGCGGAGCGGGTAAGCCGAAGAGGAACGAGTTCTATTACTACTACCCGCGCTACCCCGTGGAGTACGCTTACCCGCCGCAGATCTTTAGCGACGAGAATCCTAATGCATGCGCTGTCATGTGA